Proteins from one Palaemon carinicauda isolate YSFRI2023 chromosome 44, ASM3689809v2, whole genome shotgun sequence genomic window:
- the LOC137634245 gene encoding uncharacterized protein, with the protein MQASSTPVRCLLLAVIFSLRADGCERGSMDNWNFDNLRQLLKENKTSEFRDEAQWRRGLKAPSLQDLTDMFNDIARGIVPQYIEEQNYTNIFNSTGNFSYSSGNIGDDNTTLYGKFNSDGETTAYSLFDFLSVKGTAGPYPYEAGTAFFTQVLYTKGDTFVNFQASVLGAILFKLPNGKYFANGNYTGLSQGNAMTFEEKLGTDVKSLGIFHSPYYHSLTEVTFNGRADETSFLDVANIVSMTGGTNGTMNIYGTKPTDNCVIIVSGNGTLMNENKAATLETYSVMDSCSKTHNSGFLSNDYLPYIFSIPRLGADVYLI; encoded by the exons GATCCATGGACAACTGGAATTTTGATAACTTACGACAATTACTCAAA GAAAATAAAACAAGTGAATTTAGAGACGAAGCACAATGGCGGAGAGGATTGAAAGCGCCCAGTCTACAG GACTTAACAGATATGTTTAATGACATAGCGAGGGGTATTGTCCCTCAATATATCGAAGAACAAAACTACACCAACATCTTCAATTCCACCGGAAATTTCTCTTACTCATCTGGAAATATTGGAGATGATAATACCACGCTGTACGGCAAGTTCAATAGTGACGGAGAAACAACAGCCTACTCCTTGTTCGACTTCCTTTCTGTGAAGGGCACAGCAGGTCCATATCCATATGAAGCTGGAACTGCATTTTTCACCCAAGTCTTATATACCAAGGGTGACACTTTTGTCAATTTTCAGGCATCAGTGCTGGGAGCAATTTTGTTCAAATTGCCAAACGGCAAATACTTTGCGAATGGAAACTACACAGGATTGTCACAAGGCAATGCTATGACATTTGAGGAAAAACTAGGCACAGATGTTAAATCGCTTGGTATATTCCACAGTCCATATTATCATTCATTGACTGAAGTCACTTTTAATGGAAGAGCAGATGAAACAAGTTTCCTTGACGTTGCAAACATTGTTTCCATGACAGGAGGGACAAATGGAACAATGAACATTTACGGCACAAAGCCTACTGACAACTGTGTCATTATAGTATCCGGAAATGGAACACTCATGAATGAAAACAAAGCTGCCACTCTGGAAACATACAGTGTAATGGACAGTTGTTCTAAGACACATAATTCAGGCTTCCTAAGTAATGACTATCTACCATACATCTTTTCGATCCCTCGTTTGGGGGCAGATGTTTACCTGATATAA